The following coding sequences are from one Triticum aestivum cultivar Chinese Spring chromosome 5A, IWGSC CS RefSeq v2.1, whole genome shotgun sequence window:
- the LOC123106018 gene encoding disease resistance protein RGA5-like codes for MAGIMVSASTGVMNSLLGKLTTLMGKEFTRLKNLRKEVRFINNELISMKYALDGLSDLDELDPQTKRWRDMVREMSYEIEDIIDDFMQSIGENDRTTGLVSNTVRRLKTLRDRHRIAGQIEEVKQLVLETSERQRRYELRIPPSSNVDIDPRVTALYTEVADLVGIEGPANELVSWLMDEEKKLKAVSIVGFGGLGKTTLANEVYRRVKGEFDTHALVTVSQKPNIQKILHTLLSKLGTETSIHTCESRLIEMLREHLQTKRYLIIIDDIWDISAWNIIKCVFSKNDLASRVVVTTRKQDVAMTCCSRDCILQMKPLTNEDSTRLFFGRVFGSKEACPPQLRDISVEILKKCGGLPLAIISISSMLANKNCNQKERWEYVQDSMGSESNHMLDGMRQILNLSYKDLPPYLKTCLLYLGMYPEDYQIERSNLERQWMAEGFISIENGQDVEKVARNYFNELVNRSLIQPVEFDKRGSVTKCKVHDMLLNLILIKSAQENFLTIVDDPHAFTRLQCKVRRLSIRLDGASNGREIVSTNNSMSQVRSVMFFGSSQITPPLSEFKFLRVVHIDLDDAEVDLTGLCKLYQLRYLCISDGCSYQLPTQIRVLQHLETLELFSCDRVPSDIIHLPRLMFLKAWTRLHDGIGNMKSLRHLFGFDFTLYKLDNIRGLGELTNLKFLYLTCGIRKDDWERRMDALCSSLGNLCHLENLFVDLIGCIDGFMPLFPPPTHYRLERLIMQWRCWFSRVPSWMGELHNLYQLKFKVGQLLTDGVGILAELPALTHLDVETGKTTNKVISIERGAFPALKSFKLLLSSASYLTFQAGAMPRLQRLKLKFNVHGSEQIGAAPAGLEQLLALEELTAKICCHRASESDRRSADSDLRSAVDMFPSHLLVKVSYEEVWNFGFSDD; via the exons ATGGCTGGAATAATGGTGAGTGCTTCTACTGGTGTGATGAACTCTTTGTTGGGTAAGCTGACAACCCTCATGGGAAAGGAGTTTACGAGGCTGAAGAACCTGCGAAAAGAAGTGAGGTTCATTAATAATGAGCTTATCAGCATGAAGTATGCTCTTGATGGGCTTTCAGATCTAGATGAGCTAGATCCACAAACCAAGAGGTGGAGAGACATGGTGAGGGAGATGTCTTATGAGATTGAGGACATCATCGATGACTTCATGCAAAGCATTGGTGAAAATGATAGAACTACTGGGCTTGTTAGCAATACTGTTCGACGCCTCAAAACTTTGAGGGATCGTCATCGGATTGCTGGACAAATCGAAGAGGTCAAACAACTTGTGCTAGAGACAAGTGAACGTCAAAGAAGGTATGAGCTTCGTATACCCCCATCAAGTAATGTTGACATTGACCCACGAGTCACTGCACTCTACACAGAAGTGGCTGACCTTGTCGGTATAGAAGGACCAGCGAATGAGCTTGTCAGTTGGTTAATGGATGAGGAGAAGAAGTTGAAGGCCGTATCAATTGTGGGATTTGGAGGTCTGGGAAAAACAACACTTGCCAATGAGGTATACCGTAGGGTCAAGGGAGAATTTGACACTCATGCTCTCGTGACGGTGTCTCAAAAGCCTAACATTCAAAAAATTCTCCACACTTTACTATCCAAACTTGGCACAGAGACATCTATTCACACTTGCGAGTCACGTCTTATCGAAATGCTCAGAGAACATCTCCAAACTAAGAG ATATTTGATCATAATTGATGATATATGGGATATATCAGCATGGAATATTATTAAATGTGTTTTTAGTAAAAATGATCTTGCTAGCAGAGTAGTAGTAACTACAAGAAAGCAAGATGTGGCTATGACATGTTGCTCCCGTGATTGCATTTTACAAATGAAGCCCCTCACCAACGAAGACTCAACAAGGCTGTTTTTTGGTAGGGTATTTGGCTCGAAAGAAGCTTGCCCTCCCCAGCTTAGAGATATTTCGGTTGAAATTCTCAAAAAATGTGGTGGTTTACCTCTTGCAATTATTAGTATATCTAGTATGCTAGCAAATAAAAATTGCAACCAAAAGGAAAGGTGGGAATATGTACAAGATTCTATGGGCTCGGAAAGCAATCACATGCTTGACGGGATGAGGCAAATCTTAAACCTCAGCTACAAAGATCTTCCTCCTTATCTGAAGACATGCTTGTTGTATCTTGGTATGTATCCAGAGGACTACCAAATAGAGAGGTCTAATCTGGAACGCCAGTGGATGGCTGAAGGTTTCATCAGTATAGAAAATGGACAAGATGTGGAGAAGGTTGCAAGAAATTATTTCAATGAGCTTGTGAATAGAAGCCTTATTCAACCTGTAGAATTCGATAAGAGAGGGTCGGTGACAAAATGCAAGGTTCATGATATGTTGCTTAATCTTATCTTGATTAAGTCAGCACAGGAGAATTTTCTCACTATAGTGGATGACCCACATGCCTTTACAAGACTGCAATGCAAGGTCCGTCGGCTGTCTATCCGCTTGGATGGTGCAAGTAATGGCCGAGAAATAGTATCGACAAATAATAGTATGTCGCAGGTTCGGTCGGTTATGTTCTTTGGGAGCTCTCAGATTACACCTCCTTTGTCAGAGTTCAAGTTCCTCCGAGTTGTTCATATTGACCTTGATGATGCTGAAGTTGACCTCACTGGATTGTGTAAACTTTATCAGCTGAGGTATTTATGCATTAGTGATGGTTGTTCATACCAGCTACCAACACAGATTAGAGTGCTTCAACACTTGGAGACACTTGAGCTGTTTAGTTGTGACAGGGTTCCGTCAGATATAATTCATCTACCCCGTTTGATGTTTCTGAAAGCTTGGACGAGGCTCCATGATGGGATTGGCAATATGAAATCCCTGCGTCATCTATTTGGATTTGATTTTACGTTGTACAAGCTAGATAATATCAGGGGCCTTGGAGAGCTTACCAATCTGAAATTTCTATATCTCACGTGCGGCATTCGTAAGGATGACTGGGAGAGACGCATGGATGCTCTATGCTCTTCTCTAGGAAACCTATGTCACCTAGAGAACCTGTTTGTCGATCTCATCGGCTGCATAGATGGCTTCATGCCATTGTTTCCTCCGCCAACTCATTACCGCCTTGAGAGACTTATCATGCAATGGAGGTGCTGGTTTTCCAGGGTCCCTAGCTGGATGGGGGAACTCCATAACCTCTACCAGTTAAAATTCAAAGTTGGTCAGCTGCTAACTGATGGTGTTGGTATCCTTGCTGAGCTGCCCGCCCTCACTCACCTCGATGTAGAGACCGGAAAAACCACAAACAAAGTGATTTCCATCGAGAGAGGAGCATTCCCTGCTCTAAAGAGTTTTAAGCTTCTATTAAGTAGTGCTTCGTACTTGACCTTCCAGGCCGGAGCAATGCCCAGGCTCCAAAGGCTGAAGCTAAAATTCAATGTACATGGATCGGAGCAGATTGGGGCTGCACCTGCCGGCCTCGAGCAATTGTTAGCACTTGAAGAGCTGACTGCAAAAATCTGCTGCCACCGTGCTTCAGAGTCCGACAGGAGAAGTGCGGACTCTGACTTGAGGAGTGCCGTCGACATGTTTCCAAGCCATCTTCTAGTCAAAGTCAGCTATGAAGAGGTTTGGAATTTTGGTTTTTCTGATGACTAG